From Candidatus Sphingomonas colombiensis, one genomic window encodes:
- a CDS encoding 2,4'-dihydroxyacetophenone dioxygenase family protein, whose amino-acid sequence MSRAATSEFWKDIPPIARVFRTDAMPETYIPDAATDDELHYFPLSPTVFSRPLWISPQRNMWADILMAKEAGLVNRHYHPHQVFAYTIQGQWGYLEHDWTASAGDFVYESPGEGHTLVAYDTGVPTKILFIVTGPLIWLDENGDSVGHYDVHDYIADARAHYDRVGIGAEYIDKLFR is encoded by the coding sequence ATGTCCCGGGCCGCGACCAGCGAATTCTGGAAGGATATCCCGCCGATCGCGCGGGTGTTCCGCACGGATGCGATGCCGGAAACCTATATTCCGGACGCGGCCACGGATGACGAGCTTCACTATTTTCCGCTCAGCCCGACGGTCTTTTCACGCCCGCTGTGGATATCGCCGCAGCGGAACATGTGGGCCGACATATTGATGGCGAAGGAGGCCGGGCTCGTGAACCGGCATTATCATCCGCATCAGGTGTTCGCTTATACGATCCAGGGGCAATGGGGCTATCTGGAGCATGACTGGACCGCCAGCGCCGGGGATTTCGTTTACGAGAGCCCCGGCGAGGGACACACGCTGGTGGCCTATGACACCGGCGTGCCGACGAAGATCCTGTTCATCGTCACCGGGCCGCTGATCTGGCTTGACGAAAACGGCGACAGCGTCGGCCATTACGATGTTCACGATTATATCGCGGATGCGCGCGCGCATTACGATCGCGTGGGGATCGGCGCCGAATATATCGACAAACTGTTCCGCTGA